The following proteins come from a genomic window of Hoplias malabaricus isolate fHopMal1 chromosome 15, fHopMal1.hap1, whole genome shotgun sequence:
- the LOC136668052 gene encoding olfactory receptor 7D11-like has translation MENLTYNSPVLQLEGLVVSEPYIYPTFLFLLFVYAFIVISNTGILLLIIMERSLHEPMYLLFCNLPFNDVFGNSVVVPRLMIDILKPDSERYISYVDCVTQAFGYHLFTCATNYILMVMAIDRLTLRLNRCGTFIANPFCDNASLFKLSCESSEINNIYGLVYTTAVAGCSIAIIGLTYSKIAAVCFFSKNKSVNSKALKTCSTHLTVFMIMWSCGFSMFILHRFSGAAEYRKAAALLFHIVPGILNPLIYALQCTEIRHVILKILHSEKLTPR, from the exons atggaaaaCCTGACATATAATAGCCCTGTTTTGCAGCTGGAGGGACTGGTTGTCTCTGAACCTTACATTTATCCTACATTTCTTTTCTTACTGTTTGTTTATGCATTCATTGTAATATCCAACACTGGAATCCTCCTGCTAATAATAATGGAAAGAAGTTTACATGAACCTATGTACCTTCTCTTCTGTAACCTTCCTTTTAATGATGTGTTTGGAAACTCTGTTGTTGTCCCTCGATTAATGATTGACATATTGAAGCCAGACTCAGAGCGTTACATTAGTTATGTAGATTGTGTTACCCAAGCTTTTGGTTATCATTTGTTCACTTGTGCTACTAACTACATACTCATGGTTATGGCTATTGACCG TCTCACACTAAGGTTGAATCGATGTGGAACATTCATAGCAAACCCATTCTGTGATAATGCATCACTCTTCAAACTCTCATGTGAAAGTTCtgaaattaataacatttatggCCTTGTGTACACCACAGCTGTAGCTGGCTGTTCCATTGCAATTATTGGACTTACTTATTCAAAAATAGCAGCTGTTTGTTTcttcagcaaaaataaatctgtgaACAGCAAGGCTTTGAAAACCTGTAGCACACACTTGACTGTTTTTATGATCATGTGGTCATGTGGGTTTTCCATGTTCATTCTCCATCGTTTTTCTGGTGCTGCAGAGTACAGAAAAGCAGCAGCCCTTCTCTTCCATATTGTCCCAGGCATTCTGAATCCTCTCATATATGCTCTGCAGTGTACTGAAATCAGACATGTTATATTAAAGATTTTACATTCAGAAAAGCTGACGCCAAGATAA